tgtatttgtgCTCCAGATCCATCCTTGACTCAGCACAAGATCATTACAAAGCTTTCAAGCTTCCTTCCTAAGCTGATGGAGTTACTTGAAAATGGATTAGTTTACATCACATGACCTAAGTATGTAATATTAGTACATAGTTACATAATAACAGGCGGTCATGTATGAGGAGGAGACCACATCTCCTGTTTCTGCCCTACTTGATCTTTGTCCTGGGCTTGTCTTGTATGGTTCATATCTTTTCTCATATCATCAGAGTATTTTAGATGTTTTCTAACGATTTCTGGTAAACACTTGCATGTTTCTGTAATCTTGCTTTATACTTTTAGCTTTTCTGATTTGAGCAAcagcattttggaaaaaaactTTCAGCCATGAGTGAGGTTTTAGTTCTACCAGCAAACTGTCAAAAGTCATATGGAGTAAGTTGAGTATATGGAAGATgttatcactttttaaaattaatatctTCTTAGTTTTTTTTACTACTTAAAAGCATCACTGAAAAAACCTGAAAAGTGTCATGTGGTTATTAATCTAATATCACTGCATCTGAAGTCTGATACAGTGAAACCAGCTGTGTAATTTTCAACACCTGAACCTGATTTGAGtttgtattattgttataaagagGCCATCagtaacagaaaatcacacattaatatgtattttttccatttgctaTGAGTGATATATTTACATTCAATCCAGTTTCATCAACAATGAGCTGTAAATACATGTGTAtacaatacaaaatgtaaacatggtaGCGCAGTTACATagttatatatatgtacataacacctatattttaaaaagcattccTCGTGCTGCAACACTGACAAGTTTGATGAACAGTCTCTGGTGTGTTTTTCATGCACAAAGACGCAGCTAGATGTCCAtcagagaggctgcagctctgtTACATCATTTTCTGCAATAAAAGGGAGAATTCAACTTTGTCACTTCAGAAACTTAACACAACATATTGGTGTAACAAAGTTATAATGGAATTTCACAGACCTTTGTACTCAAACACACCCATACTTAAACACAATAGATAACGTCAACCTGCATTCACACCCATTAAAACcatattcatacattttcacacaatgATGCAGcggtaacaaaaacaaactgggCAAACAAACCTCTCatggtttgtttaaaatgttttattaagatCCTGCATATCTTCAAATACGTTTCCTATTATCTAGAACAGAAGCTACCTGCTACTGAACACTCTCCACCTTTTTATTTACAATGTCCTCCAAGCTACCGTCATAACTTCCCATCAAGTACCACTGAAGTTTAGTTTGTGGGTGTTTGACTGTTAGTGCAAAGTTCATCATGAGGGAAGGTGTTTAACACAAACTGATAGCATTATTTATAAAGGTGCATGTATTATAGAGACCTATTGTCCACATTGCTTTACCTGGCATCTGTTTCCTGCGTCTCCATGCCATTATCTTCCTGTAGGCTTTGTCTAGTAGCCACATGGCCAGCATGAGAAGGCCAGCCAAACAGGCCAGTAGTAacgcagagacagacaggtactgAAGATCCTCATACAGCACCTCTGGAAGACAGCGGTCATATTTACTTCAAAAGACGCTTATTGCAAAAAGGCTTTCATTGGTACAGACAACTAtccagagataaaaaaaaaaacatgcctgTCACCTGCGTCCAGAGGTGAGTGTAACAGGTAGCACAGTAGCAGAAAGATAATTATGTTTCAGTGTTAGCAATGGTTATAAATAATAGCATTCTGATTCTTACGCCATGgtcataaataatgttttacagtatatactgcACAACCATGTTCATGTTTCATCCTTTCAACACTAAAATCATGTAGCAGGTTGTCATATTTATCAAATATCACTCATGCTGTTTACTGATAAATACCTATGATAAACATCAAAGTCTATAAGGGTacctgtatatactgtatatatatacacacagactgGCTGGGGAAGCTTGAGCAGAGCAAATGTCACTCTTACAACCCAACAACAGTCAGTTTGCCCAGGTGGAGCTTAAGACTGGTTGTTATTTCATGCTTGAATTAGGAACAACAATACTTGGTAAATTGTTTCTCAGTTAAAGTATTTTCAAGGTtacctgctgtgttttgttttacatcctGTTAAAGAGTTGTGTGGCATGTTCTTGCTGTATTCTAATCTGATTTATTGTTTCTGGTATCAAGCTGCAGGTAAAGAGCGTGAAAGGAAGCGTGTAATTTCAGGCCGGATCCACTCACCGTTCACTTTCAGGACAAAGCCAGAGTCCTTGCTGCTCCCTGATAGTTCTGTAACCGTGACCACGTAGAATCCAGCATCTTGCAGCCGCAGGTCTGACAGGCCCATAGAGCCATTTTTATAGGCCTGCACTCTGCTGCTGTAATCCACTGTGATGTTGGTGTACACCCCCGGCTGCCATGTCCCTATGGTGCGGCTCACTGCTCCTGACATAAAGGTCCATTGTATGGTGGGGATCTCGTTACTGGTAATGTCCACTGAGAAAAACACATCCTCCTGCACTGACCTGGTGAGGCTCCTCTGCGGGGAATGGATGGAGATGGCTCCGGCTtgtgaagaggatgaagagatgACAAGATATTAATTATAGATTCACTGTGAAATGCAttttgaagaagaaaatggcataaaacatttaaatacctACAGAGAAGTGGGTGCATGTATATGTTAATAGGTTTGAATGCATCAGGAAACAggaaaactacatttttaaaacatccaAACAGGCAGATAGACAAACATATTGCACACTGCGTGATAAGCACCTTTACCTTTCACACTTTTACATGTAGTTACTGTTTAACTTTGACATGCAATGACGGCATTTACAGCAGAAACCTTTCGATGTGTGACACAATGTGCTCCATAAACAGAGAGTATATCACCTCGTAGGTTTTGCATCTCATGACCCACTTGGTGTCAAACACTGCGACTGATTTGCATTAAATTCCATGCACAGACAGAAATGCGTTATTCTGTCAGTTTCTTATTCAAATTACAAGCTGCTCACCAGAGGAACAAAACCTGTCAAACAAGCCGAGAAGGACCGATTTTAAGTGTAGCCTACAGTATTGGCCTCATGTCTATTTTGGCCGCCCCTCATGAAATATTTTCACAGGAGTTTCAGGTGGGGGATCTGGTTCTGCTGGTGGTGTGTTTGCTTAATGAAACACAGGTAAAGAATTCCACTTGACGATCCCGATGCTGACTCAGTAACATGAcagtgtgagaaaaaaatgtgcctGTCCCTTAATTTAAACAGCACAGTTAAAATAAGGATTAAGCAATAAGCCTTCATGACATAGATATTAAAATTTTTGCaccatgtttgttttgaaagACTCTTAAATAAATGATCTTTTTAGCCTTATTAGTTAACGAACCAACCGCAGCTTTAAAGTGTCTTCTTTTAAAGTTATTAATTCAAAAAAATTTGTACTGACACCAGTTACTGCTCCTCCCCAATTCCTTTTTAGTTTCTTCTCCATTCTCATTGGGAGCATACCAGGACAACCTGATACATGACAATGTGTACATAGCTGTGTTATGTTCATCTACCTAGCCCTATTGTGCAAGTTAAGACACTGAGCCTTAGAAAAATGTGAGTTTTATGCCAGGTTCTCAGTTTGAGTTCCTATTGAAAGGGGCTGGACCctcattttatgtatttataggGTATTTAGGATTGAAATATAGGCATGCtgtcaaatactgtacatgagcTATCTATctagagaaaaaacaaattataagCCTGTGTTGGAATGCTTACCTAGGTGGCACATATATAATGTGATGCtgagaaacacagcaacatcttGTACATCCCAGAGCCTAAAGTGCCACATTAGTAGCCCAGATCCATTGATTGAAGAGCACTAGAAGAATCTCCCTCCTCCAGGTTGTGTTACATTCTGACGTATTGTCCTCTTTGTCTTCCTACTTCCAAAACAGCTTTTCCTCGTTCCCAGGGTTTCCTCTTCcactgtcctttttttttttttttttttttttgctttttacagGTGTTCTTGAGAGCACGTCTTCCTccttatttttttgtgagagaGTCCGTCACAGAAGTGCTggagtttctctcctctctcaggtCTGTGCTGGATTTCTCGTCATACCTGCGCAAGTCAGTGCCAGCCAGCCCACACCTATCAGACAGGTTCAGCCAGAGATTACTGAACAAACACGTACTCAGAGTTCTatgtgatctctctctctctctctctctctctctcacacacacacacaccacacgcACACAAGGGAAAAAAGCTATATGCAAACACTCTTATGTCCTTCTCAGTTTACTTATTATGACACAGACCCCCACCTCCGCCCAACGAGGACTCACCTGTGTGTTGAAGCAGTGACACTATCGCAAAATGAAACCAGGATAGACTGAatcataaaacatgtcaaacaggAAGTATGTATTCATCCATATACActaagaaacacaaacacacacagtacacgCAATCACAGTGGACTGACGTTTGAATTTAAAGGGTAGGTACTCTGCGCTTGTGTATTATGACTGGACAAcatattcattattgatttcTTCTTATTATAACTTTAATATCTCTTTATAGACTTCCTGCTTGGCATCAGAGAAGTTAATATGACAGCCTCAGAATGTCACATATTGTTATCTGAATCAGGCAGGCCTATATTTTATGGTAAATAGACTATCT
This region of Thunnus maccoyii chromosome 6, fThuMac1.1, whole genome shotgun sequence genomic DNA includes:
- the LOC121898205 gene encoding V-set and transmembrane domain-containing protein 5, giving the protein MWHFRLWDVQDVAVFLSITLYMCHLAGAISIHSPQRSLTRSVQEDVFFSVDITSNEIPTIQWTFMSGAVSRTIGTWQPGVYTNITVDYSSRVQAYKNGSMGLSDLRLQDAGFYVVTVTELSGSSKDSGFVLKVNEVLYEDLQYLSVSALLLACLAGLLMLAMWLLDKAYRKIMAWRRRKQMPENDVTELQPL